A segment of the Xenorhabdus bovienii SS-2004 genome:
CAGTCCAACCAGCAGGGCAACAAAGATTAATATTTTCATGAAAGTACCTCAGAGGGCGCGTAAACCCCGGGCCATCAGTACATCGGACAGGCTTTCCGGTTGCTCGCCCCCGTTCACCAGCAAGCGGCTTATGGCGGTAAACAGGGCAACGGGGCCGTCTATCTTGGCTTCCGGTGTGGATTTGTTCGGGAAAATGTTGTCGTTCTTGTCAGGTTTGGCGGTGACGTTGCTCATCATCCAGTTCATGACCGGGTGACCGTTATGGTGGAACTGGCCACTGTAGACCAGCGCTTCCAGCGATTTCATGGCTTCCGACAAATTGCGGACTGTCTGGGAGACCTCAATCAGCGGCAACCCTTCTTCGGCCAGTGCCCGGCTGAACTGGGTGGCACTCCACGGGTCAAAGCCGATTTCTTTCAGGTTCTCCCCGGCGACCCAGTGCTGCAATTCTTCCTTTATCTGGGTGTGATCGACGACTTCACCGTCCGTCAGGGTCAGGGCGCCCATCTCTCCCCACTTACGGTAGAGTTCGGCCATCTGGCGGGAGCAGCGTTCAATCCGGTCTTCCGGCAGCCAGAATTTAAAGTCGGCATGCACATGCCCGTTATTACCCTGCCAGACCTTGACGGCGGCACAGATATCTATCTTGTTCGCCAAATCCACCCCGACCCACATCGGGTAAGTTTTCAGCTCATGCGGCGGGGCAAGCGGTTCGCTGTCGTCCCATTTGAGCATGTCCATCCACGCCGATTCGGCGGTGACCCACAGGTTCATGTGTTTGGTGAAGAAGTTATGCCGGGCAGACACCTGCTCTCTGGCTTTTTTCGCCAGCCGCCGCAGGTCATCCCAGCGCTTGCAGATCCCCAGCCCCGGATTGGCCTTTTGCCAGACCGTTTCATCAAAGGGATCGTCCTCTTTGTCGAGGGTGTAGATAATGCCGAAGAAGGTGTCATCATCCACCTGACCGCGCAGCACCTTGACGGCGTAGTCACGCAGCTCGTAACAGATGCCTTCCTTGTTGAAGCCTGCCGTGGTGATGCCGAACAGCAATGATTGCAGCCGGGCACCGGTGGCGGTTTCCAGTACGTCCCACACATCGCGGGTCTTGTGGGCATGCAGCTCATCGACAATGCCGCAATGGATATTGAGGCCGTCAAGGTTGTTGGCGTCACTGGACAGTGGCTCAAACTTGGACGCCGACTGCTCCTGATAAATCGCCAGCTTATTGAACGCAAACAGCCGCCCGAGTGTGGGTCTGGCCTGTTTGATCATGTTCTTCGCGTCCTCAAATACAATCCGCGCCTGATCACGGGTCGTGGCCGCCGAATAGACTTCCGCCCCGCCCTCGCTGTCCGCCCCGGTCATGTACAACCCGATGCCCGAGGATAAGGTCGATTTGGCATTTTTACGGGCGACTTCGTTATAGGCGGTACGATAACGGCGCACCATCACCGGGCGGCCACTGCCATCATTGCGCAGGACAATTTCGCCGGTCTGTTCATCAATCAGCGGACGGACAAAACCGAAGATATTAATCAGAATAAAAACATGCCAGTCCATCAGTTCAATGGGCTGGCCTGCCAGTGCCCCCTTGACATGGGGGACAAATTTATAAAAGTTCAGGATATGCTGGGCGCGGGGTTCGCTAAAGCTGATCCCCCGTTCTTCACCGTGCGCCAGATCATCCAGAAAACGCTGACAAGCCAGTGTCACCAGCTCGCCGGACACAATCTCACCCGCCACAACGCGTTCCGCGTAGCGAATACCTTCAGCCACTTTTGCCATGATCAGTCCCTCATTTGTAAAAACTCAGTCAGGGGATCGGCTTTGTCTTCTCCGGTGATGTTGACCTTGGATCGACTGGAGGGCGACATGCCGAACGCACTCAGCATGGCGTGAATACGTTTCCACGCATCGGCTTTCATGCCTGCCGCAGGGTGAGCTTTAATTAATCCCTGATCGGTTCGGTATGTGTAGCCTTCTGTCTCCAGTGTTTCACAGTGCGTTCTGTATTCGACGTAGGCTTCAATCAGCAATTCAAGGGCTTTGGCATCAAGGCTGGTCAGCACGCCGACTTTATCCAGTTCCCCGGCGATCCGCTCGTGCCAGTACCTGCCCATTTTCCCGAAATGTTTGGGGACATGGGGTACCCCTTTTCCCGGCATCGGTTCATTGGCGTTAATCGGCCGTTTTGATGGGTTCCCCCTCACCAGACGCAGGTGGGTCGGGGTTGGCGGTCGTCCTGCCATGTGATTTCTCCTGTAAAATGGCGCAGTTGGGGCACCCCAAAAAAAGGTTTGCATTTCGCGGCGATGTGAAAAGAGGTAAGGCGGCGGTCCCTTGGGGCGAGAGTGGCAGGGATTTGACCCGCCCCTCCCCTTGCGTGACCATGACTGATGATATTGTTACTGACGGAATTAAAATCATCTCAGGGTAGCAGTCACCATGACCATTGCACTTGATATGATGCAATGATGAGATCAAATATAAATGTCGACCCCCTCACCCGCCATCTCATCAGTTACCGTGAAGGTTACGTTCAGTGTGGGGTGAACACCCTCAGAGTTAGTTTCAATCACGACCTGCTGCTGGTTCGACAGCAACATGCCATCCACACTCAGGGCATAACCCTTGAAGTGACCACCCTTATACAGGCGTGACAGTTTCACTTGTTTCTCACTCATCGTAATCGCTCCGTCGCGGTCTTCGCCCTATGGCAAGACCAGCATAATAGAACCAGATTTGTTAACGCATCCGTGCCACCGTGTGCCTTGGGCTTGATGTGGTCAACAGTCACACCTGTCACTGCCCGTCCATTGCGTAAGCACTGTTGGCATAAGTGTTTATCTCTGGCCTTGATGGTGGCTCTGAGCTTGTCCCACTTGCTGCCATAGCCGCGTTCATGTCGGCTCTTGCCTTGCTGGTGGTTCTCCCAGCCGGTGTGAAGGTGATCGTTGCAGTAGCCACTTCGGTCAGTGGTGGTCTTGGGGCAACCCTGCTTGCGGCAGGCTCTCGGTATTCTTGGCGGCATCACATCACCATTTGGAGAACAATCCGCCTCGTTCACTCTCACGGGTGACGAACTGGCGTATCTCTTCACGGATTATCTGACGGAGGTGATCGTCGT
Coding sequences within it:
- a CDS encoding terminase large subunit is translated as MAKVAEGIRYAERVVAGEIVSGELVTLACQRFLDDLAHGEERGISFSEPRAQHILNFYKFVPHVKGALAGQPIELMDWHVFILINIFGFVRPLIDEQTGEIVLRNDGSGRPVMVRRYRTAYNEVARKNAKSTLSSGIGLYMTGADSEGGAEVYSAATTRDQARIVFEDAKNMIKQARPTLGRLFAFNKLAIYQEQSASKFEPLSSDANNLDGLNIHCGIVDELHAHKTRDVWDVLETATGARLQSLLFGITTAGFNKEGICYELRDYAVKVLRGQVDDDTFFGIIYTLDKEDDPFDETVWQKANPGLGICKRWDDLRRLAKKAREQVSARHNFFTKHMNLWVTAESAWMDMLKWDDSEPLAPPHELKTYPMWVGVDLANKIDICAAVKVWQGNNGHVHADFKFWLPEDRIERCSRQMAELYRKWGEMGALTLTDGEVVDHTQIKEELQHWVAGENLKEIGFDPWSATQFSRALAEEGLPLIEVSQTVRNLSEAMKSLEALVYSGQFHHNGHPVMNWMMSNVTAKPDKNDNIFPNKSTPEAKIDGPVALFTAISRLLVNGGEQPESLSDVLMARGLRAL
- a CDS encoding phage terminase small subunit P27 family — protein: MAGRPPTPTHLRLVRGNPSKRPINANEPMPGKGVPHVPKHFGKMGRYWHERIAGELDKVGVLTSLDAKALELLIEAYVEYRTHCETLETEGYTYRTDQGLIKAHPAAGMKADAWKRIHAMLSAFGMSPSSRSKVNITGEDKADPLTEFLQMRD
- a CDS encoding HNH endonuclease, with amino-acid sequence MPPRIPRACRKQGCPKTTTDRSGYCNDHLHTGWENHQQGKSRHERGYGSKWDKLRATIKARDKHLCQQCLRNGRAVTGVTVDHIKPKAHGGTDALTNLVLLCWSCHRAKTATERLR